One window of Candidatus Stygibacter australis genomic DNA carries:
- the trxB gene encoding thioredoxin-disulfide reductase, which yields MKEVFKYDIAIIGSGPAGLSAAIYAARGGLKPIVFEKGVFGGQITVTQEVENYPGFHKTLTGSELMEEMRKHADKFGAEICEEEVKGIGMQGLCKIVETNKKIYHAKTLIIATGAHPRKLNVPGEDKFYGKGVSYCATCDGFFYRDKVVAVVGGGDSAIEEAMFLTRFVKKVYVIHRRDELRAVQIIQDRAFANPKIEFIWNSEIQEIFGRDFVESITVFNKSEGKHRDIKVDGIFVYVGILPNNELIESRVALDEQGFALVDESMQTNIPGIFAAGDIVSKKLRQVITAASDGAIAAWSAEKWITVNQEDENTDLKTCELPK from the coding sequence ATGAAAGAAGTATTCAAATATGATATAGCCATTATTGGCTCAGGCCCAGCGGGACTAAGTGCAGCAATCTATGCAGCTCGAGGAGGTTTGAAACCAATAGTTTTTGAAAAAGGAGTCTTTGGCGGTCAAATCACAGTAACCCAGGAAGTGGAAAATTACCCGGGGTTTCATAAGACATTGACTGGCAGTGAATTAATGGAAGAGATGCGGAAGCATGCCGATAAATTTGGAGCTGAGATATGTGAAGAGGAAGTGAAAGGAATTGGTATGCAGGGACTCTGCAAGATTGTGGAAACCAATAAGAAAATATATCATGCAAAAACCCTGATCATTGCCACCGGAGCCCATCCCCGTAAGCTGAATGTGCCAGGGGAGGATAAATTTTATGGTAAGGGCGTATCCTATTGTGCTACCTGCGACGGCTTTTTTTATAGGGATAAAGTAGTAGCAGTAGTTGGTGGTGGAGATTCGGCAATAGAAGAAGCCATGTTCTTGACCAGATTCGTAAAAAAAGTGTATGTGATCCATCGTCGTGATGAATTACGCGCAGTGCAGATCATTCAGGACAGAGCATTTGCTAATCCTAAAATCGAATTCATCTGGAATTCCGAGATTCAGGAAATATTTGGCAGGGATTTTGTGGAATCAATCACAGTATTTAATAAATCAGAAGGTAAACATCGTGATATAAAAGTGGATGGGATATTTGTGTACGTGGGAATTTTGCCTAATAATGAATTGATAGAATCGCGAGTAGCTCTTGATGAGCAGGGTTTTGCCCTTGTAGATGAGAGTATGCAGACGAATATTCCAGGGATTTTTGCAGCAGGAGATATAGTGAGTAAAAAACTGCGTCAAGTGATTACGGCAGCTTCTGATGGTGCTATTGCTGCCTGGTCAGCAGAAAAATGGATCACTGTCAATCAGGAAGATGAAAATACTGACCTGAAAACCTGCGAACTACCTAAATAG